Part of the Ruegeria sp. AD91A genome, GTTTCAGCAATAGCGGCATGAAGATGGTGAACTGGCCAAACCGGATACCATGTTTGCGCAAGGCGCCACGGGCATCCTGATCGAGATCCTTGACCTCTTGTGCGACCTGAGCGCGCGGCAGAACGCCCAGCGCTTCGACCATGCGGAAGGCAAAACCTCTGGCAAGACCGCTGAGTTCCTCATCGCGTGACAGGTTCAGCAACGGCTCAAACAATGCCGCTACTTTTCGGTCAATGAAATGCTGCAACCGGCGCTGCACTTTCTGTTCGACGTCCGGCCCTGCGGCTTCGTCAACGAATACCTCGACAATAGGTTTGAGAGGTTCTGCCCCGGCAACCAGTTTGCCAACGGCATATTCGCCCCACATCAGGCCACCCTGATCAGTGAAATCAATTTCTGTATCGGGCGCATTGTAGAAGCGGTCGGCGCGCAGATGGAATTGCGGCGCGAGTGCTTGCAGGGATGCCGATTTCAGAGCTTTCGCCTCGGTTCCCTGCGCGCTTTTGTCCGGAGTAAACCGGAACCCTTCCAAACGACCGACGAATTCGCCTTCGACGGTCACTTCACCCTTATCATTTACTTCGGCCAAAAGGGCCTCCTTCTGCTTGAGCCGGCGCAGCAACACAGACGTGCGCCGGTCCACAAATCTTTGCGTTAGACGCTCATGCAGAGCGTCAGACAGTCTGTCTTCTACAGTGCGGGTTTCGTCGCGCCAATGTGATTCGTCACGAACCCAACCTTTTCGCTGCGCAACATATGTCCACGTGCGAATATATGCCAATCTTTTAGATAAAGCGTCGATATCGCCGTGGGTCTGATCGATCCGCCGGATCTGCCGTGCCATGAATTCGTCGGGAATAGATCCCCGTTCATGCAGGTGACCATAGATCACCTCAAGCAAACTGGCGTGTTCTGCATGGCTGATACCGCGAAAATCAGGGATTCTACACACATCCCACAGCAAGCGGATGGACGGGCCGTCGCTTGCACGGGCTATGACCTCGGACACTTGCGACAGCGATTTCAACGCGTTCAGGTCGTCAGCGGGGCGGGCTTTGATCAGGTGTTCATCATCTGGGCTGACTTCAAGAGAACCGATCAGCGCGTCAATCGAGCCGAACCTCAGGGCAGCATTTCGCCAGTTCACCTTTTTCATCGGCGTAAACCGGCTGTCCATGATCGCCTGAGCCAACCCTTCGTCCAGCGGTGGGGCCTCTCCGGTCACGCCAAAGGTACCATCGGACATACCGCGACCTGCCCGGCCCGCGATCTGCGCCAGCTCATTTGGCGCAAGTGGACGCATCCGGCGCCCATCGAACTTGGACAGGGATGAAAACGCGACATGGTTCACATCCAGATTCAACCCCATCCCAATAGCGTCCGTGGCGACCAGGTAATCAACCTCGCCGTTTTGGTACAGGTCTACCTGTGCATTCCGTGTACGCGGGCTGAGCGCGCCCATAACCACCGCTGCACCACCTTTCTGGCGGCGCAACAATTCGGCGATGGCATAGACGTTTTCTACCGAGAATCCGACGATGGCGCTGCGCGGGGGCATCCGGCTGATCTTCTTGGAGCCAGAGTAAACCAGTTGTGACATCCGCTCTCGCCGCACGAACTGTGCCTGGGGGACCAGCGCCGAAATGGGGCCACGCATTGTGTCCGAGCCCAGGAGTAATGTCTCGTTCGTACCGCGTGACCTGAGAAGACGGTCGGTGAAGACGTGACCCCGTTCAGGATCGGCACAGAGCTGTATCTCATCGATGGCAACAAAGTCTGCGCCCATGCCCTCTGGCATCGCTTCAACGGTACACACCCAGTATTGAGCGCGAGGCGGCACAATCCGCTCTTCACCCGTAACCAGCGCCACGACCGACGGCCCACGGATCGCAACGATCTTGTCATAGACCTCGCGCGCCAGCAGGCGCAACGGCAGACCGATCACGCCGGTCCGATGGCCCAGCATGCGATCAATAGCGTAATGGGTTTTACCAGTGTTGGTCGGGCCCAGTACGGCCACGATTCGGGATGACCCGCTCACATTCGCCCCCTGCGCCTTGAGCCTTACAGCGCCTTGCCTTCAACCTGAGGCTTCAGCCGATTCACGGCATTGGTTACTTCTTCATGATGGGGATGTATAGCCAAGGCCCGAGAATATGCTTCGTAGGCTTTCTGAGGTTCCCCGATAACTTCGAAGATCAGCCCCAGACCGTAAATCGCCTCATAGTGATTTGGATTCAGGGTCAGCACATGTTCCAGGTCGGCAGCCGCCATACCAAATCGCTCGACGCCGAAAAAGGCAGACGCGCGCAGATGCCAACCTTCGGCAAAATCAGGAGCGTGATCCGTCAGTGCCGTCAGGTGATCCAGTGCAGCGTCGACTTCGCCATCATCCAATGCTTCACGACCCCGTTCCAGCAACAGATCAGCTGACGGCGAGCCGGATTGCGACCAAAGAGCCTGCAATTGCCTATCAATGGCAAATGCCTGTTCGGGCGTCGAGTGGGCCAGTTTTTGCAACAACTCGCCCTCGTCCCGCGAATCCGCCTGTTGCGCGAAGCAATTGGTGGAAAACGTGACTAGGACAAAAAGTGCCGCAACGGTACCTTTGAGATTGTGAATTGCAATGCTCATAACAATAGTCAGTGTAGCGTTGCGACCGGGGATGTCCATTCACGGCGCACTAACAATATGAGGAAAAGCATGAGCGAGATTCTTGAAAAGGCAGCTGCCGCGCTGAACGAAAAACTGGAAGGCAGCGCGTTCGATGCCTCGGCCAAGTTTGATATCGCCGATCTGGGCGCAATTGTTTTGGACGAGAATGGCGCGCGGGTCAGTGATGACGACGCTGACGTTACCATGAGCGCTGACGCCGACACATTCGAACAGATCCTCAGCGGTGAATTGAACCCTACCGGCGCGTTCATGTCCGGCAAGCTGAGCATTGATGGCGACATGGGTGTTGCCATGAAGCTTGCCTCGGTGCTGGCCTGATGGAGTTGTCGCCGGCCCCCTTTTTTGAAGACGTGGCCGGCGGACCTGCCGGTGGAAAGGCCCACTGGTTGACGACGTCTGACCAAAAACGCATTCGCGTTGGTCACTGGCGTCCGGTTGGTCGCGCCCATGGCACCGTCATGGTGTTTCCCGGACGCACGGAATACATAGAAAAGTATGGCAATACCGCCGGAGAATTCGTGAATCGAGGGTTCGCGGTGCTGGCCGTAGACTGGCGCGGTCAGGGTCTTGCGGATCGGCTGCTGGAAAACCCACGCATCGGCCATGTCGATCATTTCACCGATTACCAGCACGATGTTCAGGCAACCCTGGACCTTGCTGACGCTCTGGATTTACCGAAACCGTGGTACGTCGTGGGGCATTCGATGGGCGGCGCCATCGGGTTGCGTGCCGTCATCGAAAAAGGGTACTTTGCCGCTTGCGCGTTCACGGGCCCGATGTGGGGAATTTTCTTCACTCCGGTGATGAAACCCCTGAGCCGCGTTACCGCTTATTGGGGCACGGCGCTTGGCCTTGGCGAACGCACTCCCCCGACCACAACGCTTGAAAGCTATGTCCTGTCTCAACCTTTCGACGGGAATATGCTGACCCGCGACCCGGACATGTACCGGATGATGCAAGATCAGCTGAATGCGCATCCCGAACTTGCACTTGGTGCCCCTTCCAACCGTTGGCTGCGCGAGTCGCTGGACGAATGTGAATGGTTGATGGAGCAGCCTGCCCCAAAGACACCCTGTCTGACTTTTCTGGGCAGCCACGAGCAAATCGTCGATCGCAAGGCCATAAGGGCACGTATGGCCAATTGGCCGAACGGCACATTGATCGAAATCCCGGACGGAGAACACGAGGTACTGATGGAAGCACCCGACGTTCGAGGACCGGTTCTGGACCAGCTTGCCAAGCATTTCCTGGCCAACCAATCAAATGGAGCGGCCAAGCTGGTTTCCTCGTAAACCTTTTCACCTTCGGGATTGGCCGCTTGTGATCCGGGCGCGCCAACCCTAGATGTTTGCAAAAGCAGTCTACAAAAGGTGATCCATGCGCGACCTTCCCTTTCCCGTCCGTGACGCAAACGCAATGGGCGGTGCCGACAATCTGGGCAATCTGCCCGAATGGGATCTGACGGATCTCTACGCATCCGAAGAGGCGCCCGAACTGGCGCGCGACCTGGACTGGCTGGAAGGCGAATGTGCGGCTTTCGCTGCTGACTATGAAGGCAAGCTGGCAGAACTGAACGCAGCGGCCCTTTTGACCTGCGTTCAGCGCAATGAAAAGATCAACGCCATCGCAGGCCGGATCATGTCCTTTGCCGGTTTGCGCTATTATCAACTGACCACCGACGCAGAGCGGGCCAAGTTCCTGTCGGACATGCAGGAAAAAGTCACGATTTTCACAACGCCTCTGGTGTTTTTCACGCTCGAGATCAACCGGATTGAAGATGATGTGCTCAAGGCACATTTTGCTGCCAACCCGGATCTTGCCCGATACGAGCCCGTGTTCCGCCGCATCCGCGCGATGAAGCCCTATCAGCTGTCTGATGAGCTTGAGAAATTCCTGCACGATCTGGGCGTTGTCGGCGACGCGTGGGAACGCCTGTTTGATGAGACCATTGCCGGTCTGACGTTCAATGTGGACGGTAATGACCTGAACATCGAAGGCACCCTGAACCTGCTGACCGAACAGGACCGTTCCAAACGTGAGGCTGCGGCGCGCGAATTAGCCTCGGTCTTTCAGGAGAACATCAAAACATTTGCACGTGTTCACAACACGCAGGCCAAAGAAAAAGAAATTGTCGATCGCTGGCGCAGTATGCCAACCGCGCAAACAGGGCGTCACTTGTCGAATGATGTCGAACCCGAAGTGGTCGAGGCCCTGCGCGAGGCGGTTGTGGCCGCCTACCCCAAACTGAGCCATCGTTATTATGAGCTGAAGCGCAAATGGTTGGGTCTGGACGTCATGCAGGTATGGGACCGCAACGCGCCACTGCCAATGGAAGACACGCGTATTGTCAATTGGGATGACGCCGAAAAAACGGTGATGGATGCCTATAACGCCTTTGATCCCCGCATGGGCGACATCGCGGCCCCATTCTTCTCGAAAGGCTGGATCGACGCTGCGGTGAAACCCGGCAAAGCCCCGGGCGCCTTCGCGCATCCCACCGTGACCGATGTGCACCCCTATGTGATGCTGAACTACCTGGGCAAACCGCGCGACGTGATGACCCTGGCCCACGAGCTGGGCCACGGCGTCCATCAGGTGCTGGCCGCCGATCAGGGCGAGATGCTGTCTTCAACGCCGCTGACCCTGGCCGAAACCGCCAGCGTCTTCGGCGAGATGCTGACCTTCCGCAAGATGCTGGACCAGGCCGAAACGCCCGAACAGCGCAAGGTGCTGCTGGCCGGCAAGGTCGAGGACATGATCAACACGGTGGTCCGCCAGATCGCCTTCTACGACTTTGAATGCAAGTTGCACGCAGCCCGGAGCGAGGGGGAACTGACCCCGGACGACATCAACGCCTTGTGGATGAGCGTTCAGGCCGAAAGCCTTGGCCCCGCGTTTGAATTCATGGACGGGTACGAGACCTTCTGGGCCTATATCCCGCACTTTGTTCACTCGCCCTTCTACGTCTATGCCTATGCCTTCGGCGACGGGTTGGTGAACGCGCTGTACTCGGTCTATGAAAGCGGCGCGGACGGGTTCGAGGACAAGTATTTCGAAATGCTGCGCGCAGGTGGATCAAAGCACCACAAGGAACTGTTGGCCCCGTTCGGGCTGGATGCCAGCGACCCGAAATTCTGGGACAAGGGCCTGTCGATGATCTCAGGATTCATTGACGAGTTGGAGGCGATGGAGGGCTGAGACGCCCTTAACAGAGGGTAGCGACATCTGCCTTGCGGAAAAAAACTTGCCATGCCCGGCAATGTTGCGCCCAAGGGGCCCTTGAATGCCCGCTACGCGGACAAAGCTGCCTTTGGCTTGCTAAGACAGACTAGCGACCGCGCCGACAAATTCGGTCCAACGCGCGCGGTCCACAAACCCATAGTGTGCTGCACCCGGCCACTCATGCGCTGTGCAATTAGGAAGCTCAGAGCATAGGTGTCGTGGCATTTGCGGTGAAATAATGTCGTCTGCAGTACCATAAAAGAGTTCCACGGGTTGCGCGATATCACTTGGCGAGAAGCCCCAATCCCAAAGGGCCATCGTCATTTCGAAAACACCCTCCTCGTGTTGTTGGTACCCAAGGCGAAAGTTTTCTTCGAACAGGGCTTGTTGCTCGGGAGTACGGAGTATTGTTTTGGCCTCGTTGGGCATCTGGTCAACGACGGACTCCACATATGAAGGGATATCTTTCAATGCACTTTTGGCACCAGCACGCTCTGCCCAGCGGATCAGGAAGGTCAGGTGGCGCAGTTTCGCGATGGTCTTCAGGTCCTTCAATACCAGCATTTTGGTAACGCCGGGCTCATCAAACGGAGCCACAG contains:
- a CDS encoding alpha/beta fold hydrolase, encoding MTQHMTLRDGRTLAFSTYGDPNGTPVIFSHGFSDSHVIRHPDDSLTASLGVRWIAADEPGVGGSSPMKDRRMVDWGADMEALADHLDLDTFNVAGHSGGGPHALAVAFHMPERVRKVALASPVAPFDEPGVTKMLVLKDLKTIAKLRHLTFLIRWAERAGAKSALKDIPSYVESVVDQMPNEAKTILRTPEQQALFEENFRLGYQQHEEGVFEMTMALWDWGFSPSDIAQPVELFYGTADDIISPQMPRHLCSELPNCTAHEWPGAAHYGFVDRARWTEFVGAVASLS
- a CDS encoding tetratricopeptide repeat protein, yielding MDIPGRNATLTIVMSIAIHNLKGTVAALFVLVTFSTNCFAQQADSRDEGELLQKLAHSTPEQAFAIDRQLQALWSQSGSPSADLLLERGREALDDGEVDAALDHLTALTDHAPDFAEGWHLRASAFFGVERFGMAAADLEHVLTLNPNHYEAIYGLGLIFEVIGEPQKAYEAYSRALAIHPHHEEVTNAVNRLKPQVEGKAL
- a CDS encoding M3 family oligoendopeptidase; translation: MRDLPFPVRDANAMGGADNLGNLPEWDLTDLYASEEAPELARDLDWLEGECAAFAADYEGKLAELNAAALLTCVQRNEKINAIAGRIMSFAGLRYYQLTTDAERAKFLSDMQEKVTIFTTPLVFFTLEINRIEDDVLKAHFAANPDLARYEPVFRRIRAMKPYQLSDELEKFLHDLGVVGDAWERLFDETIAGLTFNVDGNDLNIEGTLNLLTEQDRSKREAAARELASVFQENIKTFARVHNTQAKEKEIVDRWRSMPTAQTGRHLSNDVEPEVVEALREAVVAAYPKLSHRYYELKRKWLGLDVMQVWDRNAPLPMEDTRIVNWDDAEKTVMDAYNAFDPRMGDIAAPFFSKGWIDAAVKPGKAPGAFAHPTVTDVHPYVMLNYLGKPRDVMTLAHELGHGVHQVLAADQGEMLSSTPLTLAETASVFGEMLTFRKMLDQAETPEQRKVLLAGKVEDMINTVVRQIAFYDFECKLHAARSEGELTPDDINALWMSVQAESLGPAFEFMDGYETFWAYIPHFVHSPFYVYAYAFGDGLVNALYSVYESGADGFEDKYFEMLRAGGSKHHKELLAPFGLDASDPKFWDKGLSMISGFIDELEAMEG
- a CDS encoding alpha/beta fold hydrolase, whose protein sequence is MELSPAPFFEDVAGGPAGGKAHWLTTSDQKRIRVGHWRPVGRAHGTVMVFPGRTEYIEKYGNTAGEFVNRGFAVLAVDWRGQGLADRLLENPRIGHVDHFTDYQHDVQATLDLADALDLPKPWYVVGHSMGGAIGLRAVIEKGYFAACAFTGPMWGIFFTPVMKPLSRVTAYWGTALGLGERTPPTTTLESYVLSQPFDGNMLTRDPDMYRMMQDQLNAHPELALGAPSNRWLRESLDECEWLMEQPAPKTPCLTFLGSHEQIVDRKAIRARMANWPNGTLIEIPDGEHEVLMEAPDVRGPVLDQLAKHFLANQSNGAAKLVSS
- a CDS encoding helicase-related protein; its protein translation is MSGSSRIVAVLGPTNTGKTHYAIDRMLGHRTGVIGLPLRLLAREVYDKIVAIRGPSVVALVTGEERIVPPRAQYWVCTVEAMPEGMGADFVAIDEIQLCADPERGHVFTDRLLRSRGTNETLLLGSDTMRGPISALVPQAQFVRRERMSQLVYSGSKKISRMPPRSAIVGFSVENVYAIAELLRRQKGGAAVVMGALSPRTRNAQVDLYQNGEVDYLVATDAIGMGLNLDVNHVAFSSLSKFDGRRMRPLAPNELAQIAGRAGRGMSDGTFGVTGEAPPLDEGLAQAIMDSRFTPMKKVNWRNAALRFGSIDALIGSLEVSPDDEHLIKARPADDLNALKSLSQVSEVIARASDGPSIRLLWDVCRIPDFRGISHAEHASLLEVIYGHLHERGSIPDEFMARQIRRIDQTHGDIDALSKRLAYIRTWTYVAQRKGWVRDESHWRDETRTVEDRLSDALHERLTQRFVDRRTSVLLRRLKQKEALLAEVNDKGEVTVEGEFVGRLEGFRFTPDKSAQGTEAKALKSASLQALAPQFHLRADRFYNAPDTEIDFTDQGGLMWGEYAVGKLVAGAEPLKPIVEVFVDEAAGPDVEQKVQRRLQHFIDRKVAALFEPLLNLSRDEELSGLARGFAFRMVEALGVLPRAQVAQEVKDLDQDARGALRKHGIRFGQFTIFMPLLLKPAPTRLRLVLWALSSGLQEFPEAPPPGLVTVPVAKDAPQGYDTMCGYRDAGERSIRIDMLERLADMLRAEDSRGGFEAKPDMLSITGMTLDQFADLMQGLGYKAERGERAKVKPAPVEQPAANAADKPTAEEAPASEVAAEEVAIPAEAAAEAADSTEASAEVSAESLAAEPVSDEPEVEVFYTFTWARQRQPNRAPRREQGQGKGKPRGKPQGGRGKPHGKKGGKPQGAKTFSSRPPKKEKAIDPDNPFAAALMGLKDGN
- a CDS encoding SCP2 sterol-binding domain-containing protein encodes the protein MSEILEKAAAALNEKLEGSAFDASAKFDIADLGAIVLDENGARVSDDDADVTMSADADTFEQILSGELNPTGAFMSGKLSIDGDMGVAMKLASVLA